The DNA window CAGTACCATCCTGGGTTGCTTTGAATGTAATCCTTCACGGGGTCGCTGAAAGAGACGCCATCACTGAGTTAACACTGGCCCAGGTGTTAAAAGGTGAGTTAAGCTGACTGGACACTCACCAGAATGTAAAAAGGGCCACAACTGCAAGTGTGACAAGAAGCTGGATCATCAGGATGGCAtacacctaaaaaaaaacaaaaaaacaacaacagttttTTTGGGTTTGTATGAAAATTGGGATCATTCATTTGAGATCCACAGCACCTGCAGAGTTAACATTGTTACCAAGGTGGCGTTACAGCTCTCACCTTACGGATGAAGATCCTCCTGATGTTGCAGTCATTCCAGCTGGATTCTGTAAGCATCTCCACATCATTGTAGCACGGAGCACTGGTGCCTAGAAAACAAGATGGCAGATTTCTTCTCACAGGAAtgcaaaatatttgaaaaatttGGAAACTGTTAACTGAACTGTAGAAGGTAGTGAAATAAACTAAAGGAAAAGGTGCTGACCTGCGGTGGCTTCTTCGTAGCTGGGAGGAGTTGGTGCCACAGAGGTTTGACTGCTGAAGGAACCAGTCTTGGTCGCTGGTGCCAGCTTTTGCCAAAAGACATAAATACTTCATCTTTTAGTTCTTTTTTACATAAcatgcattaaaaaaatcaatcaaattcAGCTTGCATGTGTCCTTATAGCGTATGTTACATAAATTACTTGATACTGATATTTCAGGCTACTATGATAAATTAGTAAATTGAGACGTTTGTGGctgtatttaaaaatatatcgACCTCTTAGATGCTGTTCAGGAAGCAACACATTGTAAAAATCGATTATCTACTGGTGCTGATGGATTGTAACGTCTCCAGAGATATTTCCAGAACTGTCTATTCAACTAGAAACGAACGGTGCCCCAAAAAGAAACTGGTTGTCATAGTGACACCGCATGGCAAAAATGACCAGTGACGCATTTCACCCCAAACGTTACCCTGGATCACGTTACATAATAATCCAGGATCCATCCAGCAAACCCAAGTGCGTATGCTTTAAAAAACATGGCATCAAAGTTGGTACCTTGCCCTGCGTCatgatgtctgtctgtctctcggATGTTGCTGATTTGCTTTATTTGGGTCAAATTCGTCTCGGTTGTCGCTGGTCCAGAAACCGTCCTGCTCGTCGTGTCAGCTGAGCCCGAAGCCGTTCTGACGGAACACTGATGGAGTTTACACCCAGATGGAGGTTCTAGCAGCATCCAGGTGAAGCAGAACCAGAGAGAACCGCTCGGACTGTACCACCGCTTCTGAAAAAAGGGGGTGCGAGGCCCGTCTGGACGAATCTAGAAACTTCACTATTAAATGCTTAAATTACGCCTCTGACAACTTTTAAATCCTTAAAATGACGCGATATCATCAATAAATTTAAGGTTTGCCTATATTGAACTATTTTATTTGAtgattgaaaaaaacaaaacaagaagctTTAAATTGATAAAATTACTGGACTTTATTAAAAACAGCCCAAATCATAAAATTTGTGAAACCAGAAATAAAAACTTACATTTTTGGcataaagaaacaaaatgacaaTATTTTAATTCAGCATGTCTACATATAGACAAAGCAACTCTTTAATATCAGGAGAAACAAGAATATGTCCTGCAAACTTAAACTGATCTGACCTTTGTGTTTAGTTACCGCAGTAGGTTCTGTCAAGACTGATTTTTGCATACTAATTAACCATCATGACATTCTTTCATGAAATAGTCATTGAGTTCACATCTTGTTCAGTGTATCATATATGTTAAAGCACAATCTATATTACACACCCCCATCAGAGGTGGTCCCAAATGAGATGATAACACCAAGTGGACAGTGAATAGAACGATAAAAGCGATGTGCCGTGTTTCAAAATATCAATATAGTGGTTGCGTGAACATATTTCCTTGAAATAAACCGGAGAACCATCGATTCACTGTTCCTCACTGGTCTATTTGGCAAGATGCTGTTTTATGTAAAACACAGCAGAGTTTTTCAAACTTTCAGACACATAAAAGTATAGGAAATTTAAAAGCCATCCTCAGtacatctccccctccccccgcgaGCCTTCTAGTTTCAAGTCTGTGTCGTTTCTCCCCAGCGTGAACAGACTGACTACGGCCATCAGTGCTGCCAGCATCATCACCGCGCAGCCTCCAAACATGTGTCTGGTGCCGCTGCCCGTCTCCCCAGCCCCAGTTCCCGATACCTCCCCATGCAGCGCCAGCAACCCCAGGCAGGCCAGCAGGTGCAGAGGGAGCCGGAACCAGGCCAGCACGCTGGCACGCTTCTCCTCCGGGATAATCCTGCCCTGGAGAAAGTTGAGCGCGGGAAAATACAGACCGCAggccagctccagcagcaggaaggccaGAAAGGATTCGTGAGGTCTGGGCTGACCGGGGACAGTGGAGAAGGTCAGCATGAATAAGGAGAAGAAGGCCATCAACACAGCCACACAGAGGACATGGCCGGGCTGGAGATGGTAGCGTGTAGATGTGGCTACTCGAAAAAGCAGGGAGCCGACCATGCTGGCAGCCATGAAGCAGGAGAACACTATTCCCAAAGGGGATCCGTGAGGATCTAAAACTGGGGTccacaagaaaataaaaatgtagagGACGCTTTCAAACAGAGCCTGCACTCCACCCAGGAGCATAACTCTCTTATCTGAGAGCAGGCAGCGCAAACCATCGCTACAGCTGCGTGAAAACCGAGCCCTCGCCGACAGATGGGTAACCCCTCCATTCAGAGTTCCTAGGGGCCGGGTCTGTTTTATCCCTTCAGGACCTTTTTCAGCCTCCTCCTTGGCCCAGTCTGTTAGCACAAACCAGGCACAGCAAGCCAGGAAGGGGACGGCCAGTAGGAAAGGAGCCACTGGTCCTAAGTGGAGCCACTCAGCCAGTAAATTTGCCACCAGTCCAGCCCCTACAGCGAGGCCATGGTTCCAGGTCGCAGCTTTGGTGAATGTTGTTGGGATCCACTCTTTTGGAAAATCATGAATTTCTACATGATGGTGCACGTACCAGGATTCAAATGTGGTCGTGAGCAGGGACGTGGACAGCCCCCCGAGGATCCTCCCCACTATTAAAACAAAGTAATCTCTGGACAACTTGGTGAGGCAACAGGTAGCGTAGGACAGGCAGAAGAAAATACACGTATGTCTGCGGCCCAAAGCCTGAGAGAGCCAGCCTGAAAATGGAGCAAACAGAACACAGGACGCCAGGCCACACACATATAAGATGGCTATTTGGGACTCCAGGAAACTGTAGTGGCGGTACAGCTTGTACAGGTAAGGACCCTGGAGCCAGTCTGCCCACAGTGCCAGAAGGTATGCTCGGAGAAATGTAGCCTGGAAGCGACGGAAGGCTGGGTTGACTGCAGCAGAAGACTCAGGTGGTGTCAGACGTCGTGCGGTGAGCTCCAGGCCAACACACAGGGCCAGCAGGGAGATCACGGCAAAATACGCGGTCACAAACATTGTGTGACCGACTGCGCCCCCCTGAGGTCAGACCGGGAGCCTAACTTCTGGTTAGTAGCGCCTGAATAGAAACACAGTAGAAGAATCTTATAACGTGTGATACAATTTACTCAACGGCACACAGGTGTTCTTGAGAAACACGTTTcgtatttaaaatattttactttaaagctttaaagtgTAAACAAATACAATTGTCTGTCAGCGTTAGCATCGTTAGCCGAAGCGAATAACGTTTGATACATTAAAGCTGCACATTTTATCGGACCTACgcaacatgtttttgtttactGTGTTTTATTAAGTGTTGCGTCTTACCCTGTTAATTAAAAACGGTGCCATAGTAGCGACACGAAGGACCGAATTAATACCACGGGTAGAAGTACTGTGAGGCAGCCTGCCATCGTCACCTAAGGATGAGGCACTTCCGGGATCCTGTATTCAATATTTGGTCACAAGGGGGCGCACTCGCACCGGTTTCCAGTCCTCCAAAATTCGACGGGTATATTCGAGACGGGGCTAGTTTATGTAGGCTATTTTATGTTCGTCGAGATTAAAATACTGCACAGCTACGCATCCTTCTAAATGTCACACACGGGCACGTTTTAATACTTTATATAAGAACATTAATCTCTGCCTGATATATGTCTTATTTCTGACATCTATAAGAGCTAAATTCTAAGCTTTCATCAGCTGCATCAACCCCCAAATGGGAAAAAATAGTCTCACATATTTGAACATATTGAGTCATATTTGAACTTTATGTAATTTCTATTTAGGAACAGAGCTTTTCAAAATATACAAGATGTCTTCAGTTAGCCATAATCAAACAAACAGTGAGAGGACCAAGTAAGATCTCTCACCCTAAAATATCTCTTGTTTGTATGACAAACATTGGGTCATAGGGAGGGTGCACGTGGAGCGAGTGCTGGTGATTTCAGGGATAATGCTGGTTGTTGATATCATCCGACAGCAGGAAATGTGCCTAAAATATTTAAGAATCCCTACCACATATTATTCTGTGCACAGCACCCTTTGACACGACTGAACCCGTACCTGCTGCAGGCAGGACAGTACATTCTTCTTTACATCAAACTCATCTGTCTGATCATCTTGTCTTTACAGTCATCAATGCATTACACATTTGGCTAACATAATATGTAcagcaacaaaaataaacaaataatcTACAAAAACCAACATGCATGGAGTGTCTCCATCTGTTCAGATGTGAAGATATAGTGACACAGAATTGTGAAATAATATCCATAAAATGCCATTGACATATGAAAGATGGCATACTTTACTAAACACAAGGTTTTAAGCATATTTTCTGGAAGATCAGTCAGAATtggtaaaaagacaaaaaggatCTTATTGCATGAGTGACACATTAAAAAATAGTCTCATTCCAATAATAACAATGGTGAGTGTGATGCACAATTACCATAATAATTCAGATACAACTATATATTATTTACAGGGTCCCTTTATCTGAAGCACAAACTGAGAGTCTTTACAAATGGTCCCAAAGTCATAAGATTTTGGAGCTACGATTTCCATCTTGCTGATCTCAACCTGTGCTGGCTTTTATTCGTAGTTTGATTGgacaaaatgaagaaatgtaCAAATGATTGTGCAAAAGGATCATAGTTACAGTACTCTATGTGATCTTTTATATGGTTTACTGGAACAGGCCTGTCAGGAGGTGTTTAAGGTTCTTCGTATAAATTAGCTTGTGTCTGGATGGTTCTTTTATCTGAAACGGTGCAAGAAGATCAACGATTGCTCAAAAAACGCGGTTTGTTGTGCTCTAATTCACATTCCTCTTATTGCACAGGTCTATGCCCCTGGATTTTTGTAGACGTCTCTCTCTtggaagttgtgtgtgtgtctgtaggcGGCCCATGTAAGCTTCCTGCTCAAGGGTTGATGCGGAAGGCCAGCAGCTTGTCAGAGTGCATATTGTTGAGCGTGCGAAGGTCCGGCAGACGCAGGAGGAGTTTGGGGAAGAGAGCGGTGTCGTCAGGGCGATGGCGAGTGATGAGTGACCGTAGAGCGCGGATCAGGCTCTCCTGTAGCTGCTCCACAGCCCGCATGTCTGAGATCCCAGTACGGTCTGCAGGACGCAACAAACGTGAGTGTGAGCGGCTGACATAGATGTCAGAGTGATGCATAACCTGCGTGCAGCATTTGTCAATAAATAATGTCCCCTGCCTACCTGCAGAAACCAGGACAACAGCCATGAAGAGGGCCATTTCGTCGGGCTCCAGGCCCAGAGAGCCCAGCTTCTCACTGAACTCAAACATGGCGTCCAGGAGAGAGCCCATGCCCAAGGCCCGCAGTGAGGACAGGGGGTACGTCTGGCCGTTCAGAAAGGTCACCGTGTGTTTTTCAGCATTGAACAAAGTGCAGAACCTCACCATCAGAACCTGTGAGTGAAAAGCAATAAAGTTAAGAATTTTAGAAAGCCCAGAGAAGAATGAATGATGAGTGCAAATGGTTCCATTACCTGAAAGGTGCCTGATTTGAGCAGCATGACCTGGTCATGTTGGCTGAGCTCCTGGAACCCTGGGATCCCCTTGGCGAACTCTACAACCTCTTTTACTGCAGGAGTGAAGCACTGAGAGAAAGATTCCCATATCTCCTGACTTGAACGCTCTGGTCCGGACACAGGCCAGGCATTAAGTGGGCAGGCCTTAGAGAGGGACAAAAGACATACAACTGATGAGTTTTACAGACAATCTCCCGTCTCCATAgaattttgtctgttttgggtTCCTTACCAGCACTTTGGATCCTGGAGCTAATTTCCACGGGCACGAGGGCTGATTTGGGGTGTTTTCTGCACTGTGAAAACTGTTGTAATCACCTGAGGTGCCTCTGGGATTTGTTGTGCTGTGAGGCTGCTCATAGTTGTTGTTGGTTGAAATGGAGAAGGCGTAGCCGCTATTGTCCACGTTGCGGAATGCCTGTTTGTTATCACTGGAAGTCACTGGACAATGAGCGGCAGGGGTAATGGGGCAAGAGTGGTAACTCTGGGTGGAGTTACGGTGCTGGAAATTGGCATCGTGAGAGAAGGCGGAGGTGTTATTGTTGTTGGTGGAGATGTTGGCCATCTTGGCTGGTCTTTCTTGGCTGCCGCCATCGCTGCTGGTGCTGAAGATGTTGCGATATGCTCTGGAGATGGCTCCGATAGCCTCTTTGGAGCTGCAGTCTTCTGGGTTGGGAGGCGTTTCCCTCACTGGACTGGAGTCCATTTCCATGTTGGCCGACTCATTCAGGCTGTTCATGTAGCTCTGCATCTCGTCCAGAagtctctgcttctctctcttaGGGATGCGTCCGAAACGCACAGCTGAGGGAGACACGAAACGTCCGAAGAGATCAGATCATTGTGACGAAAATGGAAATTACACAAGATGCTCATCACTGTCTCCATAAATCATGTTCATATTAGCAATGAATACTGAATACCgaacacagagctgctgctgtgtctaTACATTAAACCTACATTTCTGCACTGTTAAATGAATTCAGTCAGTTTTTTTGAGATGAcaactttctctctctcactcagccCGTCCTCCCTTCCCACAGTAACCATCAGCTGGAGAGGCTATTTATAGACCTCCTGCTACCATCTGCCTCATCCTCTCCTTCATCTACCCCTGTCTCCTTCATCTCCTGCGCCCTCCCACCGCTGGTAAGTAGGGCAGTGGGGCAACGTGAGCGTGATGTCACTGGCACTGAGAACGTGAGAAAGTAAGGGACGAGGGAGGTGCGCTTGATGTGCAGAAACGAGTTGAGGAGACAGCCGCATCAACATGAAAAGGACTGACAGGAAACAATGGCGAATGGAACGTGCGAGTTTGCGCCaccatgtgtgcatgtgggaggtgcgtgcgtgcacgcgcgGTGTGAAATTAGACAAGGCAAGGAAAAAGTTGAAGAGCCACAGCTTCAAAGGCTCCTCATTTCAAAGTGTTACAGAGATTGTGCAACAGCagggacattttttttaattatttaaaagctTCCATATGCAGCATTgagaaataaaagcaatttaaaTTCACACATGCAATATCACGAGTTTCCTGAGTGAAGTGAGTGCCATCAATGAATAGTTTTCCTAAATTTTGGAATTATTTCTTGCTCCTGGGCCAATAACACTGCACCTTCCACTGTGCTTGAAAAGAACCCAGTTCTGGTAAGCTCTGAAAATGATGCTCTActtaaactctgaaaaatgTGCCATCATTAGTGGATGCCTCATCGTAGCGCACGGACCACAGTCACCCTGTGCAACTATTTCTTGTGGGTAGCATTCTgggtttcctgtttttttattctgtgAAGTGGAAACAAAGCAAAAAGGGGTTTCTAGGTTGTGGTCCTCCTTCCCTTAAAGCGTGGATGCCACTCTGTGTtcacattttgttgtttttttccccctctgcacCAGAAGTGTCAAGCACACATAGAAATAACACTAACCTCTTTACTAGATTAGGCAATGTGGGGTACTGGAGGGCGGAGATAAGAAGAAACCATactgggaggaagaagagaggcaAACTACACCAAGTAGGTCATGATGCATGACTACACTATCgtccatttcttttctttttttaaaatattgtttttctaGGTCACGCcagctgtgtttttaaaactgtGACGATAGGTGATCAATCACAGTTAAGCTATCAGAGACAAAATAAGGTGATGTGGCCATTTTTGCCTGATTAAATCTGTCAAAACTGCCTGTTTTTTTCCACAGCTCTCGAATAATTATCGCCACATCCCTCATTAGCTGCAGTGAACTGGTCTATTGGCGCGCACGTGATTGTTCGAGCTGACCCTGCTCCAATTTCCCAAAATAATTCTGATGTTTGCTGCAATTTTCGAGATGATGGATAGCTTTGGGGACTTCAAGGCTCTTCTTCCCATAAATCATcatctgggggggggtgtgagggaACACAGTGGGTcagatggagagggaggggctgcACAGAGGTAAGTCTAGTGGGAGGATGGTGCCAAGGGCAGGAGAAAGACACCGAGAAACCAAGAAAATTACAAAGCCAGGTGGtaagtggagacagagaggggacatgTAGGAGCAGGTCTGCTGTCAGCATGAGGGAGCGAATGTGCTACTGGCATGATGACCTCAAAAGACTTCCTGTGTGGTATTTTTTCAGACAGACCTACATATTGGGGCCCGCTGTGCCACTTTCAGGCTGAGCTTTTCCCTCCTGCTCTGGGCTGATCAAAGCACAGCAACAAAACTCTCATTAAAAGTCAGGTTGTCTCACCATCTCTCGACATGCCCACAGACAGGCACTTCTTGAAGCGGCAGTGCTGGCACCGGTTGCGGTTCATGCGCATGATGAGACAGTTCTCGTTCTTCACACACATCTTGTAGTTGATGTTCTGTTGAATGCTGCGGCGGAAAAAaccctggaaaaaaaataaacatgggCAAAGTGAAACTGCGTGCATATGTCGGAAAGAACTGCGAGCATCATTAGTTTCCTGAGGGAGGCGCCTACCTTGCACCCCTCACACGCATGCACTCCATAATGGAAACCAGATGCAATGTCTCCACAGACTTTGCAAAGCAGGACCATCCCACCTGACTCTGGAAATGAAGGAGTCCAGAAACAATTagattttagaaaataaaaaaaatggtaaaAGTCTACAAAAGCATTTACAGAGAGAGACACTAACTTGTGAAAGTTCCTGCAAACCCGCATGGCCTCTTTCCTGCAATGGGGTGACCGAATGTGTGGTGTGGAgtggccgctgctgctgggggtCCGCTGTAGACCTCC is part of the Takifugu flavidus isolate HTHZ2018 chromosome 8, ASM371156v2, whole genome shotgun sequence genome and encodes:
- the mfsd5 gene encoding molybdate-anion transporter, which produces MFVTAYFAVISLLALCVGLELTARRLTPPESSAAVNPAFRRFQATFLRAYLLALWADWLQGPYLYKLYRHYSFLESQIAILYVCGLASCVLFAPFSGWLSQALGRRHTCIFFCLSYATCCLTKLSRDYFVLIVGRILGGLSTSLLTTTFESWYVHHHVEIHDFPKEWIPTTFTKAATWNHGLAVGAGLVANLLAEWLHLGPVAPFLLAVPFLACCAWFVLTDWAKEEAEKGPEGIKQTRPLGTLNGGVTHLSARARFSRSCSDGLRCLLSDKRVMLLGGVQALFESVLYIFIFLWTPVLDPHGSPLGIVFSCFMAASMVGSLLFRVATSTRYHLQPGHVLCVAVLMAFFSLFMLTFSTVPGQPRPHESFLAFLLLELACGLYFPALNFLQGRIIPEEKRASVLAWFRLPLHLLACLGLLALHGEVSGTGAGETGSGTRHMFGGCAVMMLAALMAVVSLFTLGRNDTDLKLEGSRGEGEMY
- the nr1d4a gene encoding nuclear receptor subfamily 1, group D, member 4a isoform X1 encodes the protein MDNSPGGGVILYAGSSGSSSPSPGSPSSGYQTQSPSSHSQPSSPEEVTFTEIGVLKHRAGGGTTPSSKLVFQFPEVYSGPPAAAATPHHTFGHPIAGKRPCGFAGTFTKSGGMVLLCKVCGDIASGFHYGVHACEGCKGFFRRSIQQNINYKMCVKNENCLIMRMNRNRCQHCRFKKCLSVGMSRDAVRFGRIPKREKQRLLDEMQSYMNSLNESANMEMDSSPVRETPPNPEDCSSKEAIGAISRAYRNIFSTSSDGGSQERPAKMANISTNNNNTSAFSHDANFQHRNSTQSYHSCPITPAAHCPVTSSDNKQAFRNVDNSGYAFSISTNNNYEQPHSTTNPRGTSGDYNSFHSAENTPNQPSCPWKLAPGSKVLACPLNAWPVSGPERSSQEIWESFSQCFTPAVKEVVEFAKGIPGFQELSQHDQVMLLKSGTFQVLMVRFCTLFNAEKHTVTFLNGQTYPLSSLRALGMGSLLDAMFEFSEKLGSLGLEPDEMALFMAVVLVSADRTGISDMRAVEQLQESLIRALRSLITRHRPDDTALFPKLLLRLPDLRTLNNMHSDKLLAFRINP
- the nr1d4a gene encoding nuclear receptor subfamily 1, group D, member 4a isoform X2, which produces MVLLCKVCGDIASGFHYGVHACEGCKGFFRRSIQQNINYKMCVKNENCLIMRMNRNRCQHCRFKKCLSVGMSRDAVRFGRIPKREKQRLLDEMQSYMNSLNESANMEMDSSPVRETPPNPEDCSSKEAIGAISRAYRNIFSTSSDGGSQERPAKMANISTNNNNTSAFSHDANFQHRNSTQSYHSCPITPAAHCPVTSSDNKQAFRNVDNSGYAFSISTNNNYEQPHSTTNPRGTSGDYNSFHSAENTPNQPSCPWKLAPGSKVLACPLNAWPVSGPERSSQEIWESFSQCFTPAVKEVVEFAKGIPGFQELSQHDQVMLLKSGTFQVLMVRFCTLFNAEKHTVTFLNGQTYPLSSLRALGMGSLLDAMFEFSEKLGSLGLEPDEMALFMAVVLVSADRTGISDMRAVEQLQESLIRALRSLITRHRPDDTALFPKLLLRLPDLRTLNNMHSDKLLAFRINP